AATGAAAATATCCTAATCACAAGAACAAATGAGAATGTTTTTGAACGCATACGTGAGATCTTTCCGCAGGCAAATTTTAATGCTCGTGGCCGCGTCATCAGCGTCAAATTTAAAGAGCCCGCGCTCACGCAAAGCTACATCGCGATAGTTTCCGCAGGCACCGCCGACGGCGCGGTAGTGGAGGAAGCGTACGAAACGGCGAGATTTCTAGGCAACGACACGCGTAAATTTAGCGACGCAGGCGTGGCAGGACTACATAGGCTGGTCGCAAAGCTCGATGAGATACGTGGTGCAAAGGTCGTCATCGCCGTTGCTGGCATGGAGGGCGCACTTGCTAGCGTGTTAGCAGGCCTCGTGAGCGTACCCGTGATCGCAGTGCCCACCAGC
The nucleotide sequence above comes from Campylobacter concisus. Encoded proteins:
- the larB gene encoding nickel pincer cofactor biosynthesis protein LarB, giving the protein MTRDEALNFIRTVKSGEKSEREAIEFLRDFPFSDVGCAKIDTQRALRNGTGEVIYGANKTDDEILQIASVIGKKNENILITRTNENVFERIREIFPQANFNARGRVISVKFKEPALTQSYIAIVSAGTADGAVVEEAYETARFLGNDTRKFSDAGVAGLHRLVAKLDEIRGAKVVIAVAGMEGALASVLAGLVSVPVIAVPTSVGYGASFGGLAALLAMLNSCANGVSVVNIDNGFGAAYNASLINHL